The nucleotide sequence GGACACAAGCCTGTCTCCACCTGCCCTGCTCCGCCCCCTGCCCAGAGGCTCCTGCTCAGCCTGCTCAGGCCTGGATCAGTCCTCCTTGGATTTCCCCTAAGTTTTTTCCAAGGATGCCAGCACCAGAATCCCCCCATGAAGACGTGGGGCCTGCCTCTTCTGGGAAGCCTCAGGGTCCCTCCCCACAAACCCTCCCCAGCTGGATCCgcggtgggggaggagggcctgTACTCCCCATTCCACAGGCCCGGCTGCATCCACACCTTTGCTGACCGCTGCCCAGAGCGCCATCTCTCCTCACTCCTGAGCCGAATCCTTCTCCCCCTGAGCCCTCTCCCACGCCAGCTCCTGAAGCCCTCTGGAATGGCCTGTGGCTTATGACATTCCCTTTGCTGTCACTGTGACATCCTCCCGATCTATCTCCCCACACCTCCACCCCTGTGTCCCATGGGCTCTTGGCTCTCCGTGCCAGGCAGGGGCTCTCCGAATGAGCTTGGCACACGGGCCCAGAAGAGGGAGGGCTTCTTCTGGGCTGGGATGCCGCCTACCGAGGCAGGCCAGCGCCTCTGGCCCCTGGCCTCAGTGGGACCACAGAAGGGTCCCCCTCTCACTGCCTTGAGCCCTGAAGGGCCGCCCCTCCCCTGCCGTGCTCCCTGACAGCCTGCGCGTGGACTGCTAGGAATCAAAGGTTGGAGTAATAGTGTCTGTGACAGGAGGGGCACTTCTGAAAGTGAAACTACGGGTTTGGGGTGGaggatggggcggggggtggggccgGTGGGCCCAGGGCGTGCGCAGACCAGGCTGGGAAGTCCCAGCTGTTGGTCACTCACTCGGGCTGCTCCAGAGTCCTCACCACCGAGGCCCAGTTCCCGGGCCCTGGCTCAGCAGGCTTCTCCTGGCAGCTACGTCCTGCCTGGGGCCTGGGCCCTCCTCACCCAGCAGGTACGTTCTGTGCAGGTGGCCCGGGAGGGCTGCGGAGATGCCTCGGGCagtgggcggggactcagggggCTGAGGACGGCTCTGCTCGGGGTCTGCCAGTGGCCTTCTGGGCCAGGGATCTCAGCTCGGAGCCCAGGACCGAGCACAGACACAGACACGCAGAACGCGGCTATGCGGATGGAAAGACCCACACATGGGCACTGACAGACACACGGACTCACAGACAGAGCCACTTGCAGGCCTCTGAGACACATGTACAGGGGGACACACTCAGGTTAACACACAAGGCCCGTCCACACAAAAGGGGGAGCCCCCTCAGGCCCCCCCACCACGTTAGATAGCTTATCGGTTTTCCTTGGGTACCTGCCAGGTACTGGGCGGGCCTGGCTGGGGGCTGAGTCAGGCCCACTCCCCGCCCTGGGGGGCTCGTGGCCCAGGGCCAGATGCCCCACACCACGCCACCATCCCTCAGTCACAGGACACCCAGCGTGAAACCAGGCCCTGAGCGGGAGGTGTGGATTGTTGTCCAGAAAGGCTGCCGAGGCAGGTCTGGGGCGGGGTCAAGGTAGAGTCCACAGGGCATGGAGGCCAGCAGATACAGGTGTGGGGCCCGGCCAGGATTGCAACGGGGACCCTGAGCCTGACGGTCCCCTCCTCCACCAGGCTGGCTCTGGGCAGATGGGCACGGGGCCGATGGATGGAGACTCCCGGGCCAGTAAGGAAAGCCCATTGCCACAGGAACATTGGGCAGCACAGCCCAAAGACACCTTGGAGGTGGGGGCACCCATAtcccctggaccctgaaatccaGGTCAGATTTGGAGAGCTAAGATGGGGGGGCTGGGCATTTGAGGGCCaaagaggtgcctggggggcCGGATGGGTACAGGTCAAGGAGGCCCAGAGGTGAGGCTGGAGGGGgtccaggggtggggggctctggctGCCAGGATCTGCGGAGCCATGGAAGGGCTTAAAGCAAGGGAGTGACCTGGTTGACTTGTGCTGTAGGAGGGTCCATAATGGCTTGGGGAAGTGTGGGAGCAAGAGGGCAGAGGGACCAGCTGGGGGCCTCGAGGGGCCTTCAGGACTGTTCTGGTTCTGGAGGAGGGTGGTCGAGCAGGCTGGGGGGACCCGTCTGCTGGTGTGGCCTCACAGAAGACCCAAACTGCCagctgcccctccttcccctgaATCTGCCTCTCGGCCTCACTCCTGACATCCGGGAGCAGCTGCCACTGTGGGCACCTCGGCCAAGAGAAAGGGTTCCTTGGGCAGCAGCGTGGTTCACTGTAGCTGGGAGACGTGGGGACCCAGGCTGTGCTCCCGAGGCTCCCTGACCCTGAGCTGTGTGGCTGGAGGCAAGACCCTGCCTCTTTTCTGAGCCTGTTTGCTCATCTATGAGATGAGGTGGCACCCTGCAGCTTTGTCATTAGGGAAACCTGATGTGCGCCAGGCCTTGGGCTGGGCGCACAGTAGGTGTTTACCAAGTGTAAGCTCAGCCAAGACAGGGCCCACTTGACCTTCCCCCATGCCCCTAGTGACGATACTCAAAGCACATCTGGGCACAGCACAGGTTGCCTGGACCCTGCTGGTggctgaggggctgggggtggggagggaagaaagctCTCGGGACAATGTTCCCTGCGTGTGGGGGTCAGTCCAAGTTGGGGCAGGGTCCCTGAGTCCCAGTGCCCAGGAGAGGACGATGACCTGTGACCTGGGCAGGGCTGATAAGAACCCATCAATCacctgctcctgcctctccctccgcaAGGCCTCTCTCCAGGTGTTAGGTGGCCTCTGGGAACAGGAAAGGAGGCCTTCGCTGACGACCTGTGTGTCCGACCCCTGGAGGGCattcggggggtgggggagggtctgGGCCTTGACCATCCCAGTGTCATCCCCACCAAGGCAAATGGAGGCCTGGGAATAGGTGTTCCCGCCTGATGTCACCCAAGGGTCAGGTGACAGCCTGACCTTTGTCCTGGGAGTAGGGGGAACCTGGAGATGGGCTGGGGGCTCTGGCCTCTGGTTCGTCTGTGACTTCAGTAGGTCCAGCCCTCCTTGTGGCACACTTCTCCAAGGCTAAAGTAAGACCTTGCTGGTCTAAGAGAGCCCCCACCCGGGCCACACCCTcacaaaggggtgggggggtccccCAACGCTGAGGAGTCTCCTCTCTCCCACACCAGCCTTACCTAAAGGCAGAAGATCAAACACAGGCCCGGCTCTGCCACAAGGGAGTATGAGAGCACCCTGGGGTGAGAGCACCCTGGGGCAGGCCTGGAGCCCGGGGAGGGCAAGGGGGGCCCCTGCTTCGCACCTCCATGCTCTGGAGACCCCCTCGGGGCCCCGTCACTGGGGGAGCACAGCAGGGCTGGGTGGAAAGGAGAGCAAGGAGGGCGTACTGCCTTGGGGACCTTCAGGTCCCTCCCACCACGCCCCCCACAGTGCTGCAAGGCTGGATAGGGAGATAAGCCTTGGGGACAGCAGGGGGTGGCCACAGACCTCAGGCCTGACCCCGCTTCCCTCCAATTCTGAGTTACCCAGAGAAGGGGTAGACTCTTACAGGGGTCCCTGAGCTCCCCTTTGAGCAGAAGCAGTTAGGCCGGATGGGCTGaataagggtgcactgaggactttggtgggggggagggcagtgAAGCCTGGGGGTGCGGGGAGTGGGCATTTTAGGCCTCAGGACCTCACGTCCAGGAAATCCTGGATGTGGTTGCTGGGCCCAGCCCCGGGGGCTGTGGGCTGTGGGCTGTGGCTTGGGCTGGGCCACAGGACAACAGTGCAAGTTCAactctcctctcccactctgaCAGGAGGGTCTGGCCTGGCCAAGTCAGGGAGGGTCGGCATGGGGCCAGGGGGCGCTGCCCTGGGGAAGGTGGTGTTGGGGAAGTTTTCCAGAAGGAAGTAGCTGTCTGCATCTCAGAGCCAGCTGCAGCCTGGCACAAAGACAGCCCCGGCCACGAGAGCTGCCTGGTGCCGGCCTAGGAGCTCCTGGGAGAAGCTTCCCCGACCAAGCCCAGCTGCTGGGCTCCATGAGGTCTCACAGGTTTCTCACGGGGTTTCCGCGCCCATCCCCCAGGGCGGACGccacccctctcccaccccagagCTCCTGAGCCTCCTTTTCATCTCCAGCTTTCCTGCTACCAAGATGTCGTTGCCACAGACGGTGACCTCTGGGCCAGAGCTGCACAGCCCCGAGGAGCCTGCGAAGAAGCTGCAGACCCCACCAGTGCGGGGTCCCTGGCGGGCAAGCGGTGAGGGAGCTCCCGGCACCCGCCGTGAGGACACTTGGCCCGGCCTGGGCACATTCCGGCGGGCCTTCTCCCGGTCAAGCCAGCGGGCCTCAGGCCAGGCCCCCAAGGAGGACCTGGGCCTGTTCCAGCGCAGCTCCCGCTTCCTGTCCCGGTCCCTTCGGCGAGCCCGGGAAAACGGCTCCACGGCTGATCAGTCCCAGGCCACGGCTGTGCCAGGGGTGACTCACAACCCACAGATGCCCTCTAGGGTCATAGATGGTGGCGGCCGGCGGTCCTCTGCTGGGGTGGGACGTGAGGAACTGGAACCGGAGGCAGGTGAGCGCTTCACAAACAATACTGAGCatggggggaaactgaggccagagggtGAGCAGCAGGGCCCAGGCTTCCTGACAGGCTGTCCTCCCCAGCTCCTCCAAACACTGCCCTGCCCAACCGCATTTTACATGCTCCCAGCATTTCAACCAGAGGAGCCTCCACGGGCGGCTCAGAGAGGTGAGAGTGAGCCAAgcgagactcagagaggttaagtgactcgcCTCAAGTCTCACAGCCAGGAAGTGGGGAAATGGGATTTGAACCCGGACCTGCAGGACTCAGGAACCCTCACCTCCCCACCGTGGTCCACAGCCTGGCTCCTGGCCAAACTAGAGGCATGGGCAAGGCCCTGGTCCTCTGAGGTCCCGGAGGGCTCCTGGCAGCCATGCGCCCGGAGGGGaggtccgggggggggggggggctgccagGGCGGGACACACTGGAGCTGGGCCCAAGGCTGCCGAGCACCCTCACTGCCGGTGTCCTCCGCGTCCTAGCACAAGACAAATCCGTGGCCGACCTCATCACCGAGCGCCAGCTGTTGGCGGCCTTCGAGCAGCTGCGGCAGCTGGAGGGGCGGCTCGTGGCCGAGAAAGCCTCGCGCAGCTTCCAGGAGGACCCCACGGGCTTCGCGCGGCGCGCCATGGACGTGTGTCTGCACTACGACGGGCTGGCGGCCGAGATCGGCGCCATCGTGCGCGAGACGCTGGGCCCGGGCGGCGTGGACGCGGCCACGCTCGGCGAGCTGGCCCGCACGGTGCGCGCGGAGGAGGAGGCGCACCCCGCGTCCCCCGCCGACGGCGACTTCCTGCTCACCCCGCGCCGCTGGCGCCAGCACTGGGAGGACGCGGTGAGGCAGAGCGCGCAGGAGCGCGTGCAGCAGGCGGGCGCCGGGGCGGCTCCTGGGGCGGCCGAGGCCGAGGCCGAGGGGGCGTCGGGCCTGGCCCAGCGGCTGGCCGAGCTGGGCGGCGTGGTTCGCAGCGACCTGCAGAAGGTGTGGCGGGAGGTGCTGCCGGCTTACTCGGCCGCCGGCTTCCCGGCCGGGGAGGCCTACCTGCGGGCCTTCCACGGCGCGGTGGCCCAACGCCTCCAGGAGCTCGCGCAGGACGCCCGGGGCTGCGAGCAACTCTACGTCCTGCTGGACTGGGCGGTCAATGTCTACGGCAGGTGAGGCCCCAGCCAGCGGCCGCGGGAGGCCCCGGAGGCTGGCATTGCCTGCCTGGCCGCTGCCCAGCCGGAGGCCTGTGGGTGCCCGCTCACCCTGAGCAGCTCGgggctcccttcttctctcttccctgggggAGGGCTGGTGGTTGGGCAGCAGAGATCCCGGGGACTTTGACCTTTTCTTCTTGGGCCCTGGTACTCTCCTACCAGAATTTTCCTAAGGGGCCACCTACGCACCCTACGTTCCTGAAAGCGGGAAAACATCCGAGAGGAGTCCAGAGAGAGGGCATGTGCTAATCCACAGGGTGCCTTTGCGCATTTACAAAAGGGCAGCCCTCCAGGCCAGACACAGGGCGGCTCACAGAAGCTGGATCTCACCCCCACTCTTCCCTTTGGACGGGCCCCTAGGTACAGGGCCCGGCCTGTCGCCAGCTCCCGCCCCCAGCTCTGCACAGTGTGATGGGGTGGATTACCTTCGCCTCTGAGCACTTCCCAGCTCTGAAGGCCAGAGCGCAGGTGGGAGGACGGTGACTAAAGGCTCCTGGGCTCATTAATTTGCTGTGCGGCCTCAGGGAGGTGCCCGTCACTCTCTGGATCTccctggtgggggctggggagtggtAGATCCCTGAGCTGCCTGGTGCTTGGTGATGGTGTTAGGCTTGGCCAGGGGGAAATTCGGGGCAGCAACTCATGCATCGAAGCCCAGCCCAGGCCCTCAGCCCCTACCCTGCCTTCCAGTCCTGACTTTCTGGGCGTCCCAGACCTGACCCTGTCCATGGAGCCACTGCCCCCACTCCTGGCTCCTGCCTTGTGGGCCCGCCTGGAGAGTGACTACACCAGCTTCCTCGAGGTGAGGCCAGGGGCCAGGCCTGAGGGGCATGGTCCAGGCTTAATGTGGCTGCCTCACCCTGGGGAGGTGTGGTGCCCAGAGTCACCCAGGGTGTGTGGCCCTGGATCAGGCCAGAGTCCCTTCTCACCGTGTGGCCTTTGGCATAGGCCTGTGCCCCAGCAGGGTGGTCCTTTCCTCCGAGGGTGCATGACAGCTCAGGAGGTAGGGGAACTGGGACTTCTTCTTGGGAGGGTCTCACTGTGCCCTTCTCGCCACCTCGCACAGACCAAGGTCACGAGCTGCTTCGATAGCATCCTGCAGCTAGAGCAGAGTCGGTGGGCAGACATGGAGGCCCCCGATGTGCTACAGGGTCTCTACCACACGCCACTGTCCATCGATGTCCACATGGTGAgcctggggcggtggggggagaaGCATACTTGGGCCTCTGGTGCTGTTTGGTTCCCTTTGAGGTGGGGACGCCCAGAACTGTACGACCCAGCCCCAACCTCCTTTCCCTATTAGCCGAGAGCCTGAGGCCCCACCTGGAGTGGAATCAGGGACCCTGGGTCACATGCCAGGCTGGGATCCCCGGGGCTCAGCGTCCAGCTTGGCAAGTGGCCCGTGGctgtggggacagggaggagctTCTGGAAGCTGTAGCCGAGATGGGGAGACAGAGCAGGGCAAGCTGGGGACACCTCTGGGCCACAGGTGGGGGACAGGGGCATCAGGATCTGGGCTCTGACGTGGGTTCAGCGGGTGGCATCTCTTGTAGCTTGTGGCAGAGCATGTGAAGGTGGCCGGTGCCATCTCTGCGGAACTGGAGGCCACCACCCTGAGCATCTGTGCACGTGCACTTGGCCTCTTCCTGCCCAGGTGCGGCCACCTCCTCCGCCTGGGGATGGAGTGGGTGGAGTGGCCAGGGTGTGGACAGCCCTCGTCcctgggtgaggggagggagagccCAACCTGTTTGCTCAGTGTGAGATCTCAGGACAGGTGAGAGGGAGGGGCCTTGTTATAACCCCTGGAGGTCTGGGTGGggacctgagcagagggctgaTGCGCTAGGAAGGGTCCCTAAGGCCTCTCCGTACTTCGCCCCCAGGTTTGCAAAGGCTTTTCTAGAGTCGAAGGCGGTGAGCGAACCTCATCTGGGCGCCAATATCAACGCCTGCGAGGAGCTCCGGTGGGTCTCTCCTGCTCCTCCGCAGAGGGCGTGCCCGGCGCCGCCAGCAGGGGGCGCGCGAGCTCGGGGAACCGGGCACCGCAAGCGCCCGCGGTGGCCAGCTGGCGCCCGGGAGGAATCTGGACCCCGCGGAGGCACTGGGGCACTTCCCAGAAGGCCTCCATGGATGGCCCCGtctccactcccacccccgcTGGAAGGTCCTCCCTCCGCCCTTCAGAGCTGAGGCCCTGGAAGGGATGCAGGGAGTTTCAACgcagagcagagggggagaagtTCCCGCTAGCCCAGTCATGGCCTGGTGCCTGCCCAGAGTGTCCCCTGTCACCATgggttcctttctttcctcccttcatcCAGGTTAGCCATCTTCCTTTTCATGGACACTCCCTTCTCCGGGAGGCCCTCCCTGGCACTCCATCCTCCCCACTACCCTGGGGGTGGCACCTGGGTCCCTCTGCCCCCAGAAGGCAGAGCCCCCCCCCCGTTCTGTTGGCAGCAGCTGCCCCCCTTCTATGCCTTCAACACCAGGACCAGCTTCGGTGTCTCCACATTGTGGACCACCAGCAGCTGTGGGGGTGGACTTCGAGCCACCCCTGCTGGGGTCAGATCCTACCTCTGCCGCCTGCTCTCGGTGTGCCTCAGGATAAGTCACTTCCCTTTTCTGTGCTTCCTTCTGTCACCTGTGAAATGGAGTTTGGAGCGCCTGCTCCTGAGGGCTGCGTGGGGACCTAATGTCTTAGAGGGATCATCTCACCTTCAGGGTTACTAGCCTGTGCTGCCCTAGAGGCTGCCCTTCAGATTCTAGTCTAAGGTCGCGGAGTTGGTGTGGCACCTAGGCTCCATGGCTGTATTCTGGAACTCCTTCCACAGCCTGCTCCCCCTTGCCCACTTCCTCCCCTGTCCTGGCCCCACCCCAGGACCAGTCTTCTGGCCAGGTTCCCAGGAACCTTTGAAGAGCTGGAGAAACCTCTAGTGGCTGCCACCTGTACCTTCCAGAAACGGCTGCTCCAGGGCCTGCAGGATGATGTGCAAGTGAGTAGGGTTCCCTCCCCACTTTCAACACCCAGTAGGTGCTCCCTGTGCCCTGGGTTCGTAGCAGCTTCAGAGGTGGTAcgctgaggggggggggggggcaagggacCTGAACCGACCAATGAGGTCAGGAGACGCCTACTGACTTCAGTCTCCACCTCTCCGAGAAGGTGGGTTCAAGGAACCAGACCCCTCACCCAGCCCCTTGGAcctccccaggctcccctaagCAAGGCCTGCCTAGAGGTTCACACACAACCCTGTCCACTGGAGCTCAGGGCCCAGATGAGGCGTTCCTGCCAAGGGCCTGGTGACATTCCTGGCTGAGAG is from Mustela lutreola isolate mMusLut2 chromosome 7, mMusLut2.pri, whole genome shotgun sequence and encodes:
- the EXOC3L4 gene encoding exocyst complex component 3-like protein 4 isoform X2, producing the protein MSLPQTVTSGPELHSPEEPAKKLQTPPVRGPWRASGEGAPGTRREDTWPGLGTFRRAFSRSSQRASGQAPKEDLGLFQRSSRFLSRSLRRARENGSTADQSQATAVPGVTHNPQMPSRVIDGGGRRSSAGVGREELEPEAAQDKSVADLITERQLLAAFEQLRQLEGRLVAEKASRSFQEDPTGFARRAMDVCLHYDGLAAEIGAIVRETLGPGGVDAATLGELARTVRAEEEAHPASPADGDFLLTPRRWRQHWEDAVRQSAQERVQQAGAGAAPGAAEAEAEGASGLAQRLAELGGVVRSDLQKVWREVLPAYSAAGFPAGEAYLRAFHGAVAQRLQELAQDARGCEQLYVLLDWAVNVYGSPDFLGVPDLTLSMEPLPPLLAPALWARLESDYTSFLETKVTSCFDSILQLEQSRWADMEAPDVLQGLYHTPLSIDVHMLVAEHVKVAGAISAELEATTLSICARALGLFLPRFAKAFLESKAVSEPHLGANINACEELRTSLLARFPGTFEELEKPLVAATCTFQKRLLQGLQDDVQPLFRNLCTKAWLTQDVLQPLMDKVVAFAHHLEHMAPLPAQETLQELHRYVVREYLAQVLRPRERFRGEERVRSAQKMGVDAQAIGDTFQGLGSEATWLDQAIRCVADILGETYKDDILRHLETLIRSYPDIRRDHVLAILALRRLGRRRNQRLLQHAQGLLRAAAKAGGSGAAGGHVLFEEIEAWEPRETRSALLPALKQMMRNLHPQTRWLRPEEGREERHFGHLQGSV
- the EXOC3L4 gene encoding exocyst complex component 3-like protein 4 isoform X4, with product MSFPATKMSLPQTVTSGPELHSPEEPAKKLQTPPVRGPWRASGEGAPGTRREDTWPGLGTFRRAFSRSSQRASGQAPKEDLGLFQRSSRFLSRSLRRARENGSTADQSQATAVPGVTHNPQMPSRVIDGGGRRSSAGVGREELEPEAAQDKSVADLITERQLLAAFEQLRQLEGRLVAEKASRSFQEDPTGFARRAMDVCLHYDGLAAEIGAIVRETLGPGGVDAATLGELARTVRAEEEAHPASPADGDFLLTPRRWRQHWEDAVRQSAQERVQQAGAGAAPGAAEAEAEGASGLAQRLAELGGVVRSDLQKVWREVLPAYSAAGFPAGEAYLRAFHGAVAQRLQELAQDARGCEQLYVLLDWAVNVYGSPDFLGVPDLTLSMEPLPPLLAPALWARLESDYTSFLETKVTSCFDSILQLEQSRWADMEAPDVLQGLYHTPLSIDVHMLVAEHVKVAGAISAELEATTLSICARALGLFLPRFAKAFLESKAVSEPHLGANINACEELRTSLLARFPGTFEELEKPLVAATCTFQKRLLQGLQDDVQPLFRNLCTKAWLTQDVLQPLMDKVVAFAHHLEHMAPLPAQETLQELHRYVVREYLAQVLRPRERFRGEERVRSAQKMGVDAQAIGDTFQGLGSEATWLDQAIRCVADILGETYKDDILRHLETLIRSYPDIRGGMAPLQESPIGSLETPDTPTGGRRL
- the EXOC3L4 gene encoding exocyst complex component 3-like protein 4 isoform X1, with protein sequence MSFPATKMSLPQTVTSGPELHSPEEPAKKLQTPPVRGPWRASGEGAPGTRREDTWPGLGTFRRAFSRSSQRASGQAPKEDLGLFQRSSRFLSRSLRRARENGSTADQSQATAVPGVTHNPQMPSRVIDGGGRRSSAGVGREELEPEAAQDKSVADLITERQLLAAFEQLRQLEGRLVAEKASRSFQEDPTGFARRAMDVCLHYDGLAAEIGAIVRETLGPGGVDAATLGELARTVRAEEEAHPASPADGDFLLTPRRWRQHWEDAVRQSAQERVQQAGAGAAPGAAEAEAEGASGLAQRLAELGGVVRSDLQKVWREVLPAYSAAGFPAGEAYLRAFHGAVAQRLQELAQDARGCEQLYVLLDWAVNVYGSPDFLGVPDLTLSMEPLPPLLAPALWARLESDYTSFLETKVTSCFDSILQLEQSRWADMEAPDVLQGLYHTPLSIDVHMLVAEHVKVAGAISAELEATTLSICARALGLFLPRFAKAFLESKAVSEPHLGANINACEELRTSLLARFPGTFEELEKPLVAATCTFQKRLLQGLQDDVQPLFRNLCTKAWLTQDVLQPLMDKVVAFAHHLEHMAPLPAQETLQELHRYVVREYLAQVLRPRERFRGEERVRSAQKMGVDAQAIGDTFQGLGSEATWLDQAIRCVADILGETYKDDILRHLETLIRSYPDIRRDHVLAILALRRLGRRRNQRLLQHAQGLLRAAAKAGGSGAAGGHVLFEEIEAWEPRETRSALLPALKQMMRNLHPQTRWLRPEEGREERHFGHLQGSV
- the EXOC3L4 gene encoding exocyst complex component 3-like protein 4 isoform X3, with amino-acid sequence MSFPATKMSLPQTVTSGPELHSPEEPAKKLQTPPVRGPWRASGEGAPGTRREDTWPGLGTFRRAFSRSSQRASGQAPKEDLGLFQRSSRFLSRSLRRARENGSTADQSQATAVPGVTHNPQMPSRVIDGGGRRSSAGVGREELEPEAAQDKSVADLITERQLLAAFEQLRQLEGRLVAEKASRSFQEDPTGFARRAMDVCLHYDGLAAEIGAIVRETLGPGGVDAATLGELARTVRAEEEAHPASPADGDFLLTPRRWRQHWEDAVRQSAQERVQQAGAGAAPGAAEAEAEGASGLAQRLAELGGVVRSDLQKVWREVLPAYSAAGFPAGEAYLRAFHGAVAQRLQELAQDARGCEQLYVLLDWAVNVYGSPDFLGVPDLTLSMEPLPPLLAPALWARLESDYTSFLETKVTSCFDSILQLEQSRWADMEAPDVLQGLYHTPLSIDVHMLVAEHVKVAGAISAELEATTLSICARALGLFLPRFAKAFLESKAVSEPHLGANINACEELRTSLLARFPGTFEELEKPLVAATCTFQKRLLQGLQDDVQPLFRNLCTKAWLTQDVLQPLMDKVVAFAHHLEHMAPLPAQETLQELHRYVVREYLAQVLRPRERFRGEERVRSAQKMGVDAQAIGDTFQGLGSEATWLDQAIRCVADILGETYKDDILRHLETLIRSYPDIRRDHVLAILALRRLGRRRNQRLLQHAQGLLRAAAKAGGSGAAGGHVLFEEIEVPASMDLLIACI